A region from the Arachis ipaensis cultivar K30076 chromosome B01, Araip1.1, whole genome shotgun sequence genome encodes:
- the LOC107634640 gene encoding uncharacterized protein LOC107634640, with translation MAKPASSSSLFQTLKRYIKKPWEITGPCADPEYKSALPGALEYRVFCPATAREKACVPTSLPETVYDIKYYSRDQRRNRPPIRRTVLRKPELEKMKKEKIFSPSDFPPVYLNTTIEEDMDAIGGGYQK, from the coding sequence ATGGCGAAACCCGCATCCTCAAGCTCCCTCTTCCAAACCCTAAAGCGCTACATCAAGAAGCCATGGGAGATCACGGGTCCCTGCGCCGACCCGGAGTACAAGTCGGCGCTCCCCGGCGCCCTCGAGTACCGTGTCTTCTGTCCCGCCACCGCAAGGGAGAAGGCCTGTGTCCCAACCTCCTTGCCGGAGACAGTGTACGACATCAAGTACTACAGCCGCGACCAGCGCCGCAACCGCCCCCCTATCCGCCGCACCGTCCTCCGCAAGCCAGAACtcgagaagatgaagaaagagaAGATTTTCTCGCCGTCTGACTTCCCTCCGGTTTACCTCAACACCACGATCGAGGAGGACATGGATGCCATCGGCGGTGGATATCAGAAATAG